In Callospermophilus lateralis isolate mCalLat2 chromosome 10, mCalLat2.hap1, whole genome shotgun sequence, a single genomic region encodes these proteins:
- the Son gene encoding protein SON isoform X3 — protein MAADIEQVFRSFVVSKFREIQQELSSGRSEGQLNGETNTPIEGNQAGDAGASARSLPNEEIVQKIEEVLSGVLDTELRYKPDLKEASRKSRCVSVQTDPTDEIPTKKSKKHKKHKNKKKKKKKEKEKKYKRQPEESESKPKFHHDGNIDLESDSFLKFDSEPSAVALEHPIRSFGLSESSESPTVMLEPPVVSMEVSEPHILETLKPATKTAELSVGSTSLISEQSVAATLEPSTTKILDSFATAPATTVGLKSAEPVVTSVEYQTKSVLKSLESTSLEPSKIKLVVEPPVAKVQEPLDTLVTASDTPTEVHPEPSTSTTVDFPESSATEVLRFPEQPVEVPSEIADSSMTRPQELLELSKTTTLELPESSVASVLELPGPPATSKSELQGPPVTPVLELPGPSATPVPELSGPLSTPVPELPGPPATAVPELPGPSVTPVPQLSQELPGPPAPSMGLEPPQEVPEPPVMAQELPGLPAVSATVELPGQPAVTVAMELTEQPVTTTEFEQPVGMTTVEHPGHPEVTAATGLLGQPEATMVLELPGQPVATTALELSGQPSVTGVPELPGLPSATRALELSGQSVAAGALELPGQLMATGALEFSGQSGAAGALELLGQPLATGVLELPGQPGAPELPGQPVATVALEISVQSVVTTSELSTMTVSQSLEVPSTTALESYNTVAQELPATLVGETSVTVGVDPLMAQESHMLASNTMETHMLASNTMDSQMLASNTMDSQMLASNTMDSQMLASSTMDSQMLASSTMDSQMLATSSMDSQMLATSTMDSQMLATSSMDSQMLATSSMDSQMLATSSMDSQMLATSSMDSQMLATSTMDSQMLATSTMDSQMLATSSMDSQMLASGTMDSQMLASGTMDAQMLASGTMDAQMLASSTQDSAMLGSKSPDPYRLAQDPYRLAQDPYRLGHDPYRLGHDAYRLGQDPYRLGHDPYRLTPDPYRMSPRPYRIAPRSYRIAPRPYRLAPRPLMLASRRSMMMSYAAERSMMSSYERSMMSYERSMMSPMAERSMMSAYERSMMSAYERSMMSPMAERSMMSAYERSMMSAYERSMMSPMADRSMMSMGADRSMMSSYSAADRSMMSSYSAADRSMMSSYTADRSMMSMAADSYTDSYTDTYTEAYMVPPLPPEEPPTMPPLPPEEPPMTPPLPPEEPPEGPALPTEQAALTAENTWPSEVSALPSEECVSQPETAVSQSEISEPPAVPANYSVTGSESSVLASEAVVTVPEPPPELESSVTSVPVESAVVAEEHESIPERPVTCVVSEMPISSEPSMLTSEPPTMSEAAETFDSMRAAGHVASEVSMSLLEPEPTESILELPGMAGPVPPAVASTAPPIVAGPELPAVAGPEAPAVAGPEPPPVAGPEPPAVTELESQAVAVPEPPTMVEPEIVTIPVSVVSALEPSVPVLEPAVSFLQPAMIVSEPCVSVQESTVTFSESAVTVSEQTQVTSAEMALVSTPVIVGSNVVSSHVMKGVTLLSGDQSFSPDIGMQEIPLHSGEEPHVEGHVKSDSYENEHGISTDLSINNHIIAKDMEHNTESITSTGPVGETGEEKVLPMNETKQCTVLDICPGISEADVGGTLSSIGPLALEPDTTETNKGIEFVTASALSSVSKYDEVSLTTQDTEHDMVISNSPSGGSEADIEGPLPAKDIHLDLTSNNLISKDTEEPLPVRESDQILAVALSPKESSGEDKEVPLSTQEMLSDSGFSANIDEINEADLVRPLLPKDMERLTSLRAGIEGPLLASEAERDKSTASPVVTSVPERASESSSEEKDDYEIFVKVKDTHEKSKKNKNRDKGEKEKKRDSSLRSRSKRSKSSEHKSRKRTSESRSRARKRSSKSKSHRSQTRSRSRSRRRRRSSRSRSKSRGRRSVSKEKRKRSPKHRSKSRERKRKRSSSRDNRKAVRARSRTPSRRSRSHTPSRRRRSRSVGRRRSFSISPSRRSRTPSRRSRTPSRRSRTPSRRSRTPSRRSRTPSRRSRTPSRRRRSRSVVRRRSFSISPVRLRRSRTPLRRRFSRSPIRRKRSRSSERGRSPKRLTDLDKAQLLEIAKANAAAMCAKAGVPLPPNLKPAPPPTIEEKVAKKSGGATIEELTEKCKQIAQSKEDDDVIVNKPHVSDEEEEEPPFYHHPFKLSEPKPIFFNLNIAAAKPTPPKSQVTLTKEFPVSSGSQHRKKEADSVYGEWVPVEKNGEENKDDDNVFSSNLPSEPVDISTAMSERALAQKRLSENAFDLEAMSMLNRAQERIDAWAQLNSIPGQFTGSTGVQVLTQEQLANTGAQAWIKKGQILVAVFLPRSVPAVLFTTLLLPRPRISS, from the exons ATGGCGGCCGACATCGAGCAGGTTTTTAGGTCTTTCGTGGTCAGTAAATTCCGGGAAATCCAACAGGAGCTTTCCAG TGGAAGGAGTGAAGGCCAGCTGAATGGTGAAACAAATACACCTATTGAAGGAAACCAGGCAGGTGATGCAGGTGCCTCTGCCAGGAGCCTACCAAATGAAGAAATAGTGCAGAAGATAGAGGAAGTGCTTTCTGGGGTCTTAGATACAGAACTACGATATAAGCCAG ATTTGAAAGAGGCCTCCAGAAAAAGTAGATGTGTATCTGTACAAACAGATCCTACTGATGAAATTCCCACCAAAAAGTCAAAGAAGCATAAaaagcacaaaaacaaaaagaagaaaaagaagaaagaaaaggaaaaaaagtacaaaagacAGCCAGAAGAATCTGAGTCAAAGCCGAAATTTCATCATGATGGGAACATAGATTTAGAATCTGATTCCTTTTTAAAGTTTGATTCTGAACCTTCAGCAGTGGCACTGGAGCATCCTATAAGATCATTTGGCCTATCTGAGTCCAGTGAATCTCCTACAGTTATGCTGGAACCTCCTGTAGTATCAATGGAGGTTTCGGAGCCACACATCTTAGAAACTCTGAAGCCagctacaaaaactgcagaactcTCAGTTGGATCTACATCACTTATCTCAGAACAGTCTGTGGCAGCAACATTGGAACCATCTACAACAAAGATTCTGGATTCCTTTGCAACAGCGCCTGCTACAACAGTAGGGCTGAAGTCAGCTGAGCCAGTTGTAACGTCAGTGGAGTATCAGACAAAATCTGTGCTGAAATCTTTGGAGAGCACCTCTCTAGAGCCATCAAAGATCAAGTTGGTGGTAGAGCCTCCAGTAGCAAAAGTGCAAGAGCCATTAGACACCCTTGTGACCGCATCAGACACACCTACTGAGGTTCACCCTGAACCAAGCACATCAACAACAGTGGATTTTCCAGAGTCGTCTGCAACTGAAGTGCTAAGATTTCCAGAGCAACCTGTAGAAGTACCATCGGAGATTGCAGATTCATCAATGACAAGACCACAGGAGTTGCTGGAGCTGTCTAAGACCACAACGTTGGAGCTGCCGGAGTCGTCGGTAGCCTCAGTGCTGGAGTTGCCGGGGCCACCTGCTACCTCCAAGTCGGAGTTGCAGGGGCCCCCTGTGACTCCAGTGCTGGAGTTACCTGGGCCCTCTGCTACCCCTGTGCCAGAGTTGTCAGGGCCCCTTTCTACCCCAGTGCCTGAGTTGCCAGGGCCCCCTGCGACTGCAGTGCCTGAGTTGCCGGGGCCCTCTGTGACACCAGTGCCACAGTTGTCGCAGGAATTGCCAGGGCCTCCAGCACCATCCATGGGGTTGGAGCCACCACAGGAGGTACCAGAGCCACCTGTGATGGCACAGGAGTTGCCAGGGCTGCCTGCAGTGTCAGCGACAGTAGAGTTGCCAGGGCAGCCTGCGGTAACAGTAGCAATGGAGTTGACCGAACAACCTGTGACGACGACAGAGTTCGAGCAGCCTGTGGGGATGACAACGGTGGAACATCCTGGGCATCCTGAGGTGACAGCAGCAACAGGGTTGCTGGGGCAGCCTGAGGCAACTATGGTGCTGGAGTTGCCAGGACAGCCAGTGGCAACAACAGCGCTGGAGTTGTCTGGGCAGCCTTCGGTGACTGGGGTGCCAGAGTTGCCAGGGCTGCCTTCGGCAACTAGGGCACTGGAGTTGTCGGGGCAGTCTGTGGCAGCTGGGGCACTAGAGTTGCCTGGGCAGCTCATGGCAACTGGGGCACTGGAGTTCTCAGGGCAGTCTGGGGCAGCTGGAGCACTGGAGCTTTTGGGGCAGCCTCTGGCAACAGGGGTGCTTGAGTTGCCAGGGCAGCCTGGGGCGCCAGAGTTGCCTGGGCAGCCAGTGGCAACTGTGGCGCTGGAGATCTCTGTTCAGTCTGTGGTGACAACATCGGAGCTGTCAACGATGACCGTGTCGCAGTCCCTGGAGGTGCCCTCGACGACAGCGCTGGAATCCTATAATACGGTAGCACAGGAGCTGCCTGCTACATTAGTGGGGGAGACTTCTGTTACAGTAGGAGTGGATCCCTTGATGGCCCAAGAATCCCATATGTTAGCTTCTAACACCATGGAGACCCATATGTTAGCATCCAACACCATGGACTCCCAGATGCTAGCATCCAACACCATGGACTCCCAGATGCTAGCGTCCAACACCATGGACTCCCAGATGTTAGCGTCTAGCACCATGGACTCCCAGATGTTAGCCTCTAGCACCATGGACTCCCAGATGTTAGCAACTAGTTCCATGGACTCCCAAATGTTAGCAACTAGCACTATGGACTCCCAGATGTTAGCAACCAGTTCCATGGACTCCCAGATGTTAGCAACCAGCTCCATGGACTCCCAGATGTTAGCAACCAGCTCCATGGACTCCCAGATGTTAGCAACCAGCTCCATGGACTCCCAGATGTTAGCAACCAGCACCATGGACTCCCAGATGTTAGCAACCAGCACCATGGACTCCCAGATGTTAGCAACTAGTTCTATGGATTCCCAGATGTTGGCATCTGGCACTATGGATTCTCAAATGTTAGCTTCTGGCACCATGGATGCCCAGATGTTAGCCTCTGGCACCATGGATGCCCAGATGTTAGCCTCTAGTACCCAAGATTCTGCTATGTTGGGTTCAAAATCTCCTGATCCTTATAGGTTAGCTCAGGATCCTTACAGGTTAGCTCAGGATCCATATAGGTTGGGTCATGACCCTTATAGGTTAGGTCATGATGCTTACAGGTTAGGACAGGACCCCTATAGATTAGGCCATGATCCCTACAGACTAACTCCTGATCCCTATAGGATGTCACCTAGACCCTATAGAATAGCACCCAGGTCCTATAGAATAGCACCTAGGCCATATAGGTTAGCACCTAGACCCTTGATGTTAGCATCTAGACGTTCTATGATGATGTCCTATGCTGCAGAACGTTCCATGATGTCATCTTATGAACGCTCTATGATGTCTTATGAGCGGTCTATGATGTCCCCTATGGCTGAGCGCTCTATGATGTCAGCCTACGAGCGCTCTATGATGTCAGCCTACGAGCGTTCTATGATGTCTCCTATGGCTGAGCGCTCTATGATGTCAGCCTATGAGCGTTCTATGATGTCAGCTTATGAACGCTCCATGATGTCCCCAATGGCTGATCGATCTATGATGTCCATGGGTGCAGACCGGTCAATGATGTCATCATACTCTGCTGCTGACCGGTCTATGATGTCATCGTACTCTGCGGCTGACCGATCTATGATGTCATCTTATACTGCTGATCGTTCAATGATGTCTATGGCAGCTGATTCTTACACTGATTCTTACACTGATACATATACGGAGGCATATATGGTGCCACCTTTGCCTCCTGAAGAGCCCCCAACAATGCCACCATTGCCTCCTGAGGAGCCACCAATGACACCACCATTGCCTCCTGAGGAACCACCGGAGGGTCCTGCATTACCCACTGAGCAGGCAGCATTAACAGCTGAAAATACTTGGCCTTCAGAGGTGTCGGCATTACCTTCTGAAGAGTGTGTATCACAGCCTGAGACTGCTGTGAGTCAAAGTGAGATTTCAGAGCCTCCGGCAGTGCCTGCTAATTATTCGGTGACAGGATCAGAGTCTTCAGTGTTAGCATCAGAGGCAGTTGTGACTGTTCCAGAACCACCACCAGAGTTGGAATCTTCAGTTACATCAGTACCTGTTGAGTCTGCAGTAGTAGCAGAAGAACATGAAAGTATTCCAGAGAGACCAGTGACTTGTGTGGTATCTGAAATGCCCATTTCATCTGAACCATCTATGTTAACATCAGAGCCTCCTACGATGTCAGAGGCAGCAGAAACATTTGATTCCATGAGAGCTGCAGGACATGTTGCCTCAGAGGTATCCATGTCCCTGCTGGAGCCAGAACCAACAGAGAGCATTCTGGAGCTACCAGGCATGGCTGGCCCAGTGCCTCCTGCTGTGGCTAGCACAGCGCCTCCTATTGTGGCTGGCCCAGAGCTTCCTGCTGTGGCTGGCCCTGAAGCTCCTGCCGTGGCTGGCCCAGAACCTCCTCCTGTGGCTGGCCCAGAACCACCAGCCGTGACTGAGTTAGAATCACAAGCTGTGGCTGTACCAGAGCCTCCCACCATGGTTGAGCCAGAGATTGTTACCATTCCTGTATCAGTTGTGTCTGCCCTGGAGCCTTCTGTGCCTGTTCTGGAACCAGCAGTGTCATTCCTTCAACCTGCTATGATTGTTTCAGAACCATGTGTTTCTGTCCAGGAGTCCACTGTGACATTTTCAGAGTCTGCTGTCACTGTTTCAGAGCAAACTCAAGTAACATCAGCTGAAATGGCTTTAGTCTCTACACCAGTGATAGTGGGATCTAATGTTGTATCATCACATGTTATGAAAGGGGTGACTTTACTATCTGGTGATCAAAGTTTTTCTCCAGACATTGGCATGCAGGAGATTCCATTGCATTCAGGTGAAGAGCCACATGTGGAAGGACATGTGAAAAGTGACTCTTATGAAAATGAACATGGTATAAGTACAGACCTAAGTATAAATAATCATATAATTGCTAAAGATATGGAACATAATACAGAGTCTATTACTAGCACTGGTCCTGTTGGTGAAACTGGTGAAGAAAAAGTTTTGCCCATGAATGAGACTAAACAATGCACAGTATTGGATATCTGCCCTGGTATTAGTGAAGCTGATGTAGGAGGAACACTATCTTCTATTGGTCCTCTTGCTCTGGAACCTGATACAACGGAAACTAATAAGGGTATTGAGTTTGTGACAGCATCTGCTCTCAGTTCAGTTAGTAAATATGATGAGGTATCTTTAACTACTCAAGATACTGAACATGACATGGTAATTTCCAACAGCCCCAGTGGTGGTAGTGAAGCTGACATAGAGGGACCTTTGCCTGCTAAAGACATTCATCTTGATTTAACATCTAATAATCTTATTAGTAAGGATACAGAAGAACCATTACCTGTGAGAGAGAGTGACCAAATATTAGCAGTTGCTCTCAGCCCTAAAGAAAGTAGTGGAGAAGATAAAGAAGTACCTCTCTCTACTCAAGAGATGTTGTCTGATTCAGGATTTTCTGCTAACATTGATGAAATTAATGAAGCAGATTTAGTGAGACCATTACTTCCTAAGGACATGGAACGACTTACAAGCCTTAGAGCTGGTATTGAAGGACCTTTACTTGCAAGTGAAGCTGAACGTGATAAATCGACTGCCAGTCCAGTTGTAACTAGTGTACCAGAAAGGGCTTCAGAGTCTTCTTCAGAGGAAAAAGATGATTATGAAATTTTTGTAAAAGTTAAGGACACACatgaaaaaagcaagaaaaataagAACCGTGACAAaggtgagaaagagaaaaaaagagactctTCTTTAAGGTCTCGGAGTAAGCGTTCCAAATCTTCTGAACACAAGTCCCGTAAGCGTACCAGTGAATCTCGTTCCAGGGCAAGGAAAAGATCATCTAAGTCCAAGTCTCATCGCTCACAAACACGTTCACGGTCACGTTCAAgacgcaggaggaggagcagcagaTCAAGGTCAAAGTCTAGAGGTAGGCGATCAGTATCAAAAGAGAAGCGCAAAAGGTCTCCAAAGCACAGATCTAAGtccagggaaagaaaaagaaaaagatcaagCTCCAGGGATAATCGAAAAGCAGTTAGAGCTCGAAGTCGAACCCCAAGTCGTCGGAGTAGGAGTCACACTCCTAGTCGTCGAAGAAGGTCTAGATCTGTGGGTAGAAGGAGGAGTTTTAGCATTTCCCCCAGCCGAAGGAGCCGCACCCCAAGCCGAAGGAGCCGCACCCCAAGCCGAAGGAGCCGCACCCCCAGCCGAAGGAGCCGCACCCCCAGCCGAAGGAGCCGTACCCCCAGCCGAAGGAGCCGCACCCCCAGCCGTCGGAGAAGATCCAGGTCTGTGGTAAGAAGACGAAGCTTTAGTATATCACCAGTCAGATTAAGGAGATCAAGAACACCCTTGAGAAGAAGATTTAGTAGATCTCCCATCCGACGTAAGAGATCCAGGTCTTCTGAAAGAGGCAGATCACCGAAACGTCTAACAGATTTGG ATAAGGCTCAATTACTTGAAATAGCCAAAGCTAATGCAGCTGCCATGTGTGCTAAGGCTGGTGTTCCTTTACCGCCAAACCTGAAGCCTGCACCTCCACCTACAATAGAAGAGAAAGTTGCTAAAAAGTCAGGAGGAGCTACTATAGAAGAACTAACTGAG